The following coding sequences are from one Verrucosispora sp. WMMD573 window:
- a CDS encoding glutamate-5-semialdehyde dehydrogenase, producing the protein MSGKAGRSGEMNVSEQARRARTAAETLAVTTRTAKDAALHAMADALVARTPEILAANAADLAAGRDAGLSAAVLDRLALDEKRVAGIADALRQMAALPDPVGEVVRGSTLPNGLELRQIRVPFGVVGVIYEGRPNVTVDAAGICLKAGNAALLRGSSSAAHSNAALVTVLRDAVDGAGLPADAVQLVDASTRDSVKELMRARGLVDVLIPRGGASLIRAVVEESTVPVIETGVGNCHVYVDAAADVAMAVAITLNAKTQRLSTCNTAESLLVHADVADAFLPTMLAAFAEAGVIVHGDERVAAYSDAVVAATDEDFGTEYLAADISAAVVDSLDAAVAHIRRYGSGHTEAIVTDSQSAAREFVARVDSAAVMVNASTRFTDGGEFGFGAEIGISTQKLHARGPMGLPELTSTKYVVTGTGHLRP; encoded by the coding sequence GTGAGTGGAAAAGCTGGAAGGAGTGGGGAGATGAACGTGAGCGAGCAGGCCCGCCGGGCGCGTACGGCGGCGGAGACGCTGGCGGTGACGACGCGTACCGCCAAGGACGCCGCGCTGCACGCGATGGCCGACGCGCTGGTGGCGCGTACGCCGGAGATCCTGGCCGCGAACGCCGCGGACCTGGCGGCCGGGCGCGACGCCGGGCTGAGCGCGGCCGTGCTGGACCGACTCGCCCTCGACGAGAAACGGGTGGCCGGCATCGCCGACGCGCTGCGCCAGATGGCCGCGCTGCCCGACCCGGTGGGCGAGGTGGTCCGGGGCTCGACCCTGCCCAACGGGCTGGAGCTACGGCAGATCCGGGTGCCGTTCGGGGTGGTCGGCGTCATCTACGAGGGGCGGCCGAACGTGACCGTGGACGCCGCCGGGATCTGCCTGAAGGCCGGCAACGCGGCGCTGCTGCGCGGCTCCTCCTCCGCCGCGCACTCCAACGCGGCGCTGGTGACGGTGCTACGCGACGCCGTCGACGGGGCCGGTCTGCCCGCGGACGCGGTGCAGCTGGTCGACGCCAGCACCCGCGACTCCGTCAAGGAGCTGATGCGGGCTCGGGGCCTGGTCGACGTGCTTATCCCGCGCGGCGGGGCGTCGCTGATCCGCGCGGTGGTCGAGGAGTCGACCGTGCCGGTGATCGAGACCGGGGTCGGCAACTGTCACGTCTACGTGGACGCCGCCGCCGACGTGGCGATGGCGGTCGCGATCACCCTGAACGCGAAGACGCAGCGCCTGTCCACCTGCAACACCGCCGAGTCGCTGCTGGTGCACGCCGACGTCGCCGACGCATTCCTGCCGACGATGCTGGCCGCGTTCGCCGAGGCCGGGGTGATCGTGCACGGCGACGAGCGGGTCGCGGCCTACTCCGACGCCGTGGTGGCGGCCACCGACGAGGACTTCGGCACCGAGTACCTCGCCGCCGACATCTCCGCCGCCGTCGTGGACTCCCTGGACGCGGCGGTCGCGCACATCCGGAGGTACGGCAGCGGCCACACCGAGGCGATCGTCACCGACTCGCAGTCGGCCGCCCGGGAGTTCGTGGCCCGGGTCGACTCGGCGGCCGTGATGGTCAACGCCTCGACCCGGTTCACCGACGGCGGCGAGTTCGGCTTCGGTGCCGAGATCGGCATCTCCACCCAGAAGCTGCACGCCCGCGGCCCCATGGGCCTGCCCGAACTGACCAGCACCAAGTACGTCGTCACCGGCACCGGCCACCTCCGCCCCTAG
- a CDS encoding squalene--hopene cyclase, translated as MGHGPLAATLPSVGSHLSVLLRRDHVCAGSVAAVVDIDAATGFVVAHGDAVERARLSWLRTGTQPPPEVLDSAEVGQTLGGGWPASWGDEVASVDATCFRLAELDDLGALGRPSARRALDWLAAGQQRDGCWEEDQSLADSAPEWARPGDPEARLYLTANAAFWLTVAGLDARAAGPLDHRVGGAYAGVVHAASQALATQLRPDGSWPSFLAAGWLSAAVLHRQQMFYESAQIKAVLAERLPQASAADAAWLAVTLRRVGVDHQEWTLVAARRRLTETQRSDGGWSSDDGHQFDVHATLAVIRAFR; from the coding sequence ATGGGGCACGGGCCCCTCGCCGCTACCCTGCCGTCGGTCGGATCTCACCTATCCGTCCTCCTGAGGCGAGATCACGTTTGCGCCGGTAGCGTGGCCGCCGTGGTCGACATCGACGCCGCGACCGGGTTCGTGGTGGCTCACGGAGATGCGGTGGAGCGTGCCCGCCTGTCCTGGTTGCGTACCGGCACGCAACCACCGCCGGAGGTGCTCGACAGCGCCGAGGTGGGGCAGACACTTGGCGGTGGCTGGCCGGCGTCCTGGGGCGACGAGGTCGCTTCGGTCGACGCGACCTGCTTCCGCCTCGCGGAACTGGACGACCTCGGCGCGCTGGGCCGCCCGAGCGCCCGCCGGGCACTGGACTGGCTCGCCGCCGGCCAGCAGCGTGACGGCTGCTGGGAGGAGGACCAGTCCCTCGCGGACTCCGCTCCGGAGTGGGCTCGTCCGGGTGACCCGGAGGCGCGGCTGTACCTGACCGCCAACGCCGCCTTCTGGCTGACCGTGGCGGGCCTGGACGCGCGGGCCGCCGGGCCGTTGGACCACCGGGTCGGTGGGGCGTACGCCGGGGTGGTGCATGCCGCCAGCCAGGCGCTCGCCACTCAACTGCGCCCCGACGGGAGCTGGCCGTCCTTCCTGGCCGCCGGTTGGCTCAGCGCGGCCGTCCTGCACCGGCAGCAGATGTTCTACGAGTCGGCGCAGATAAAGGCGGTGTTGGCGGAGCGATTACCGCAGGCGTCGGCGGCCGATGCCGCCTGGCTCGCCGTGACGCTGCGCCGGGTGGGCGTCGATCATCAGGAGTGGACACTGGTGGCAGCCCGACGCCGGCTCACCGAGACCCAGCGCAGCGACGGCGGCTGGAGCAGCGACGACGGCCACCAGTTCGACGTGCACGCCACCCTCGCCGTCATCCGCGCCTTCCGCTGA
- the moeZ gene encoding adenylyltransferase/sulfurtransferase MoeZ, which translates to MARLPTIDPGESTVSLPPLVEPAAELTVDEIRRYSRHLIIPDVGVEGQKRLKNARVLCVGAGGLGSPALMYLAAAGVGTLGIIDFDTVDESNLQRQIIHGVSDVGRSKAESAAASIREINPLVNVEIHNTALDRDNVRDIFAQYDLIVDGTDNFATRYMVNDAAVLLGKPYVWGSIYRFDGQASVFWAEHGPCYRCLYPEPPPPGMVPSCAEGGVLGVLCASIGSIQVNEAIKLLAGIGDPLVGRLMVYDALEMSYRKIKVRKDPNCVLCGENPTLTDLMEDYEDFCGAVSVEAQEAVIDATITASELKEWQDAGKDIFLVDVREPAEYEIVRIPGATLIPKGEILSGEALSKLPQDRQIVLHCKSGVRSAEALAALKAAGFRDAVHVQGGVLSWIKQIDPSLPAY; encoded by the coding sequence ATGGCCCGGTTGCCCACCATCGATCCCGGGGAGTCCACCGTGTCGCTGCCCCCGCTCGTCGAACCCGCCGCCGAGCTGACCGTTGACGAGATCCGCCGCTACTCGCGCCACCTGATCATTCCGGACGTCGGGGTGGAGGGGCAGAAGCGGCTGAAGAACGCCCGGGTGCTCTGTGTCGGCGCGGGTGGCCTCGGTTCGCCCGCCCTGATGTATCTGGCCGCCGCCGGTGTCGGCACGCTGGGCATCATCGACTTCGACACCGTCGACGAGTCCAACCTCCAGCGCCAGATCATCCACGGGGTCTCCGACGTCGGCCGTTCGAAGGCCGAGTCGGCCGCGGCGAGCATCCGCGAGATCAACCCGCTGGTGAACGTGGAGATCCACAACACCGCGCTGGACCGGGACAACGTCCGCGACATCTTCGCCCAGTACGACCTCATCGTCGACGGCACCGACAACTTCGCCACCCGGTACATGGTCAACGACGCGGCGGTGCTGCTCGGCAAGCCGTACGTCTGGGGGTCGATCTACCGCTTCGACGGCCAGGCATCGGTGTTCTGGGCCGAGCACGGTCCCTGCTACCGCTGCCTCTACCCGGAGCCCCCGCCGCCCGGCATGGTCCCCTCCTGCGCCGAGGGTGGCGTGCTGGGGGTGCTCTGCGCCTCGATCGGCTCGATCCAGGTCAACGAGGCGATCAAGCTGCTCGCCGGCATCGGTGATCCGCTGGTCGGCCGGCTGATGGTCTACGACGCGCTGGAGATGAGCTACCGCAAGATCAAGGTCCGGAAGGATCCGAACTGCGTGCTCTGCGGTGAGAACCCGACGCTCACCGATCTCATGGAGGACTACGAGGACTTCTGCGGCGCGGTGTCGGTGGAGGCCCAGGAGGCGGTGATCGACGCGACCATCACCGCATCCGAGCTGAAGGAGTGGCAGGACGCCGGCAAGGACATCTTCCTCGTCGACGTCCGGGAGCCGGCCGAGTACGAGATCGTCCGCATCCCCGGCGCCACCCTGATCCCCAAGGGCGAGATCCTCTCCGGCGAGGCGCTGTCCAAGCTTCCGCAGGACCGGCAGATCGTGCTGCACTGCAAGTCGGGCGTCCGGTCCGCGGAGGCGTTGGCCGCATTGAAGGCGGCTGGTTTCCGCGATGCGGTACACGTGCAGGGCGGGGTGCTCTCCTGGATCAAGCAGATCGATCCGTCGCTACCCGCCTACTGA
- a CDS encoding DUF3152 domain-containing protein produces the protein MVPYRAVVTLGMALVLAATAAVLLARTGQRVAALDQGFGNRIASGAGGNERIEPSRYPWAGVGSFTVAGGRSPVHGEDGPVARYRVAVERGIGQDPAAFAAAVDEVLADPRSWIGAGQLRVQRIAEAESANFTIYLATPHTSEVMCAEGGLSTEGYTSCRLPGQVVINLARWVEAVPDYGAPLEVYRAYVINHEVGHEFGEGHEACPAPGDPAPVMQQQTYGLDGCLPNAWPILDGHRYAGELIG, from the coding sequence GTGGTCCCGTACCGGGCGGTCGTGACGCTGGGCATGGCGCTGGTGCTGGCCGCCACCGCGGCGGTGCTGCTGGCCCGGACCGGACAGCGGGTGGCCGCCCTGGATCAGGGCTTCGGCAATCGGATCGCGTCCGGAGCGGGGGGTAACGAGCGGATCGAGCCGAGCAGGTACCCATGGGCGGGCGTCGGCAGCTTCACGGTGGCCGGTGGCCGCTCGCCGGTGCACGGCGAGGACGGTCCGGTGGCCCGGTACCGGGTCGCCGTCGAACGGGGCATCGGCCAGGATCCGGCCGCCTTCGCCGCCGCCGTCGACGAGGTGCTGGCCGACCCGCGTAGCTGGATCGGCGCCGGGCAGTTGCGCGTGCAGCGGATCGCCGAGGCGGAATCAGCCAATTTCACCATCTACCTGGCCACTCCGCACACCTCTGAGGTGATGTGCGCGGAGGGGGGACTGAGCACCGAGGGTTACACCTCGTGCCGGCTGCCCGGGCAGGTCGTCATCAACCTGGCCCGCTGGGTGGAGGCGGTGCCGGACTACGGCGCACCGCTGGAGGTCTACCGGGCGTACGTGATCAACCATGAGGTCGGGCACGAATTCGGGGAGGGGCACGAGGCGTGCCCGGCACCGGGCGACCCGGCACCGGTCATGCAGCAGCAGACGTACGGCCTGGACGGCTGCCTGCCGAACGCCTGGCCGATCCTCGACGGGCACCGGTACGCCGGCGAGCTGATCGGCTGA
- a CDS encoding DUF3152 domain-containing protein: MAVLVTAVGAAVAMVTGGAGVGSGAAGEVDPVVSGPAAALTPVATPSPVSPSPPARSPSPTAPVLQEPGSIPSTGPGRFGYDDLTGPVLGAAGDLRRYRVAVESGSGVDAGEFALTVRTALAGPGSWVDSGRLRLRQVERTARHDFTVYLATAGTAGRMCAAGGVDIRVGGRPYTSCRAPGKVIINLDRWRLSVPHFVEADVPLSLYRTYVVNHEVGHELGNRHERCPGRGEPAPVMMQQTLFLKGCVANPWPYLDGRRYAGPPL, encoded by the coding sequence GTGGCGGTGCTGGTGACCGCCGTCGGTGCCGCGGTGGCGATGGTGACCGGCGGCGCCGGAGTGGGCTCGGGGGCGGCCGGCGAGGTCGACCCGGTGGTCTCCGGGCCGGCCGCGGCCCTGACGCCCGTCGCGACGCCGTCGCCGGTGTCCCCGTCGCCTCCGGCGAGGTCACCGTCGCCGACGGCACCCGTGCTCCAGGAGCCTGGTTCGATCCCGTCGACCGGTCCGGGTCGGTTCGGGTACGACGACCTGACCGGCCCGGTGCTGGGTGCGGCCGGTGACCTCCGGCGCTACCGGGTGGCGGTGGAGTCCGGCTCGGGCGTGGACGCGGGTGAGTTCGCCCTGACGGTGCGCACGGCGCTGGCCGGCCCGGGCAGTTGGGTGGACAGCGGCCGGCTGCGGCTGCGGCAGGTCGAGCGCACCGCTCGTCACGACTTCACCGTGTATCTGGCCACGGCCGGGACGGCGGGTCGGATGTGCGCCGCCGGGGGCGTGGACATCCGGGTCGGTGGTCGGCCGTACACCTCCTGCCGCGCGCCGGGGAAAGTGATCATCAACCTGGACCGCTGGCGGTTGTCGGTGCCGCATTTCGTCGAGGCCGACGTGCCGCTGTCGCTGTATCGGACCTACGTGGTCAATCACGAGGTCGGTCACGAGTTGGGCAACCGGCATGAGCGCTGCCCGGGCCGTGGTGAACCGGCTCCGGTGATGATGCAGCAGACGCTCTTCCTCAAGGGGTGCGTCGCGAACCCGTGGCCGTACCTGGACGGCCGGCGGTACGCGGGCCCGCCGCTGTGA
- a CDS encoding alpha/beta hydrolase, with amino-acid sequence MKPATLWPERLLPAHSVPPPWPGREVRLDGAVTYVRETPATGPDAEPALYVHGLGGSSQNWTDLAGLLAERLDGQAIDLPGFGRSEPGRRYTVPVFADRVIRWIEYSDRGPVHLFGNSLGGAISVRVAALRPDLVRTLTLVSPALPFLDFRRSLQGRMLPLLAIPRGERVAAWRLAQLAPEVMAQQVMEACVADLSRICDQRRREALEEIRIRYEAEHYAAAYVRTFRGLVSSFVRSYLPGSGSLWRMAGMVRAPSLVIGGRRDRLVDVRVAPQAARVIPDSRLMMISDVGHVAQLEVPRLVARAVLGLLAETGEPARRADLAG; translated from the coding sequence GTGAAGCCTGCCACCCTCTGGCCCGAACGACTGTTGCCCGCGCACTCGGTTCCGCCGCCCTGGCCGGGGCGCGAGGTGCGACTCGACGGAGCCGTCACCTATGTCCGGGAGACGCCGGCCACCGGACCGGACGCCGAACCAGCGTTGTACGTGCACGGCCTCGGCGGCTCGTCGCAGAACTGGACCGACCTGGCCGGCCTGCTCGCCGAGCGGCTGGACGGTCAGGCGATCGACCTGCCCGGCTTCGGCCGCAGCGAGCCGGGCCGGCGCTACACCGTGCCGGTCTTCGCCGACCGGGTGATCCGCTGGATCGAGTATTCCGATCGCGGGCCGGTGCACCTGTTCGGCAACTCGCTGGGTGGCGCGATCTCGGTTCGGGTGGCCGCCCTCCGGCCGGATCTGGTCCGGACGCTGACCCTGGTGTCGCCGGCCCTGCCGTTCCTGGACTTCCGCCGGTCGTTGCAGGGCCGGATGCTGCCGCTGCTGGCGATCCCCCGAGGCGAGCGGGTGGCCGCCTGGCGGCTGGCCCAACTTGCGCCGGAGGTGATGGCCCAGCAGGTGATGGAGGCGTGTGTGGCCGATCTCAGCCGGATCTGCGACCAGCGTCGGCGTGAGGCGCTGGAGGAGATCCGGATCCGCTACGAGGCGGAGCACTACGCGGCGGCGTACGTGCGCACCTTCCGTGGCCTGGTGTCCAGCTTTGTGCGGTCGTACCTGCCCGGGTCGGGCTCGCTGTGGCGGATGGCCGGCATGGTGCGCGCCCCGTCGCTGGTCATCGGAGGCCGGCGGGACCGGCTGGTCGACGTACGGGTCGCGCCACAGGCCGCGCGGGTCATCCCGGACAGCCGACTCATGATGATCAGCGATGTCGGTCACGTGGCTCAGCTGGAGGTCCCACGCCTGGTGGCCCGGGCGGTGTTGGGGCTACTCGCCGAGACGGGGGAACCCGCCCGCCGGGCCGACCTGGCAGGATGA
- a CDS encoding TetR/AcrR family transcriptional regulator — protein MTAVGNGAQTAGRPTRLPRSARRKQLLAAAQEVFVAQGYHAAAMDDIAERAGVSKPVLYQHFPGKMELYLALLDTHCDAIVAKVHDAMASTTDNKERVSASVRAYFDFVDHESEAFRLVFESDLRNEPAVRQRVERVEQGCIAAITDTIISDTGVSRAHAELLASGLVGAAETAAQFWLAGGRQVPKAEAEALVAALSWRGIASFPLQGESA, from the coding sequence ATGACCGCTGTGGGGAACGGCGCCCAGACCGCCGGACGACCCACGCGCCTGCCCCGTTCGGCGCGCCGCAAGCAGCTACTTGCCGCTGCTCAGGAGGTGTTCGTCGCGCAGGGTTACCACGCTGCGGCCATGGACGACATCGCCGAGCGGGCCGGGGTCTCCAAGCCGGTGCTGTACCAACACTTCCCCGGCAAGATGGAGCTCTACCTCGCGCTGCTGGACACGCACTGTGACGCGATAGTCGCCAAGGTTCACGACGCCATGGCGAGCACCACCGACAACAAGGAGCGGGTCAGCGCGTCGGTGCGGGCGTACTTCGACTTCGTCGATCACGAGAGCGAAGCCTTCCGTCTGGTCTTCGAGTCGGATCTGCGCAACGAGCCGGCCGTGCGGCAACGTGTGGAGCGGGTCGAGCAGGGCTGCATCGCGGCGATCACCGACACGATCATCTCCGACACCGGGGTCAGCCGGGCGCACGCCGAGCTGCTCGCCTCGGGCCTGGTGGGCGCGGCCGAGACCGCCGCCCAGTTCTGGCTGGCCGGCGGCCGCCAGGTGCCCAAGGCCGAGGCCGAGGCGTTGGTCGCGGCGCTGTCCTGGCGGGGCATCGCCAGCTTCCCGCTGCAAGGTGAGTCAGCCTGA
- a CDS encoding DUF3107 domain-containing protein, whose protein sequence is MEVKIGVQYAPRELVLESAQSPAEIERIVTDAVARGEGTLSLTDEKGRRVIVPVGKVAYVEIAEASPRAVGFTVR, encoded by the coding sequence GTGGAGGTCAAGATCGGCGTGCAGTACGCGCCGCGCGAGCTGGTCCTGGAGAGCGCACAGTCGCCGGCCGAGATCGAGCGGATCGTGACCGACGCCGTCGCCAGGGGCGAGGGCACTCTCTCCCTGACCGACGAGAAGGGGCGGCGGGTGATCGTGCCGGTCGGCAAGGTCGCCTACGTCGAGATCGCCGAGGCATCCCCTCGGGCGGTCGGTTTCACCGTCCGCTGA
- a CDS encoding ferritin-like fold-containing protein → MSAPTPSGHAVADLLGLVALGELLAFDRMAADARLAPDLRRRAALSEMAAAEIVNYRRVADRLTALGVPPDEAMAAYVTPLQAYHDSTEPRDWAEAVTKAYVGDAITDDFLREIAIALGEPDRQLVLDVLHESRYAEFAAAEIRLAVETDPTVAGRLSMWARRLVGEALSQAGRVASADHGALTVLIAAGGDIDVAELFRRLTAAHTARMATVGLNN, encoded by the coding sequence GTGTCCGCCCCCACCCCGTCCGGCCACGCAGTCGCCGACCTGCTCGGTCTGGTGGCCCTCGGCGAACTGCTCGCCTTCGACCGAATGGCGGCCGACGCCCGGCTCGCTCCAGACCTGCGCCGCCGGGCCGCTCTGAGCGAGATGGCCGCTGCCGAGATCGTCAACTACCGGCGGGTGGCCGACCGGCTCACCGCGCTCGGCGTGCCGCCGGACGAAGCGATGGCGGCGTACGTCACGCCGTTGCAGGCGTACCACGACTCGACCGAGCCCCGCGACTGGGCGGAGGCGGTCACCAAGGCGTACGTCGGCGACGCGATCACCGACGATTTCCTCCGGGAGATCGCGATCGCGTTGGGCGAGCCCGACCGCCAGCTCGTCCTCGACGTGCTGCACGAGTCGCGGTACGCGGAGTTCGCCGCGGCCGAGATTCGGCTGGCCGTCGAGACCGATCCGACCGTGGCGGGCCGGCTGTCGATGTGGGCTCGACGTCTGGTCGGCGAGGCGCTGTCCCAGGCGGGGCGGGTCGCCAGCGCCGACCATGGGGCCCTCACCGTGCTGATCGCCGCAGGTGGTGACATCGACGTGGCGGAACTGTTCCGGCGGCTGACCGCCGCGCACACCGCGCGGATGGCCACCGTCGGGCTCAACAACTGA
- a CDS encoding DEAD/DEAH box helicase — protein MSEPIQDLIDGQELAPTAPVRPEAPTFAELGARAETVDALAAAGITRAFAIQEYALPIALRGADLIGQAPTGTGKTLGFGVPLLERVFAPDEGGDGLPQALVVVPTRELGIQVAKDIAAASRTRGVRVLPIYGGVAYEPQIEALRKGVEILVGTPGRLLDLAKQKHLRLHGVRALVLDEADRMLDLGFLDDVERILAMLPEDRQTMLFSATMPDPIVTLSRRFLRHPITIHAGHTAETGPSPQTEQLVYRTHSMNKIEIVARILQADSRGLTIIFTRTKRAADRVAEDLDFRGFAVAAVHGDLGQGARERALRAFRAGKIDTLVATDVAARGIDVSGVTHVINYDCPEDQDTYTHRIGRTGRAGASGVAVTFVDWDDMPRWRIIDKTLGLDMPEPPETYHTSPHLYTDLHISTEVTGTLPTAERTRAGLAAEVEEDLGGGRSRRGEPRGTRRRGRGDGGRGEGGRSEGGRGRGVGGRRRDGADTTPTDATASDAEEGARTPRRRRRRRAGEAVAGTETAATAVDGGPAEAVTDRGEDGAGEATPRPRRRRRRRGAAADSGTPTEATTD, from the coding sequence ATGAGTGAGCCGATTCAAGACCTCATCGACGGCCAGGAACTGGCCCCGACCGCTCCGGTCCGACCGGAGGCACCGACCTTCGCCGAGCTCGGCGCCCGCGCCGAGACCGTCGACGCGCTGGCTGCGGCCGGCATCACCCGCGCCTTCGCCATCCAGGAGTACGCGCTGCCCATCGCGCTGCGCGGAGCTGACCTGATCGGGCAGGCGCCGACCGGCACCGGCAAGACGCTGGGCTTCGGCGTACCGCTGCTGGAGCGGGTCTTCGCACCCGACGAGGGCGGCGACGGGCTGCCGCAGGCCCTGGTCGTCGTACCAACCCGCGAGCTGGGCATCCAGGTCGCCAAGGACATCGCCGCCGCCAGCCGCACCCGGGGCGTACGGGTGCTGCCGATCTACGGCGGTGTCGCGTACGAGCCGCAGATCGAGGCGTTGCGCAAGGGCGTGGAAATCCTCGTCGGCACTCCGGGGCGCCTGCTGGACCTCGCCAAGCAGAAGCACCTGCGCCTGCACGGCGTACGCGCGCTGGTGCTGGACGAGGCCGACCGGATGCTCGACCTCGGCTTCCTTGACGACGTCGAGCGGATCCTGGCGATGCTGCCGGAGGATCGGCAGACCATGCTCTTCTCCGCGACCATGCCGGATCCGATCGTGACATTGTCCCGCCGCTTCCTGCGTCACCCGATCACCATCCACGCCGGGCACACCGCCGAGACCGGCCCGTCGCCGCAGACGGAGCAGCTCGTCTACCGCACCCACTCGATGAACAAGATCGAGATTGTGGCCCGGATCCTTCAGGCGGACAGCCGTGGGCTGACCATCATCTTCACCCGAACCAAGCGGGCCGCCGATCGGGTCGCCGAGGACCTGGACTTCCGTGGCTTCGCGGTCGCGGCGGTGCACGGCGACCTCGGGCAGGGCGCCCGTGAGCGGGCCCTGCGGGCGTTCCGGGCCGGCAAGATCGACACCCTGGTCGCCACCGACGTGGCAGCCCGGGGCATCGACGTCAGCGGCGTCACCCACGTGATCAACTACGACTGTCCGGAAGACCAGGACACCTACACCCACCGGATCGGCCGGACCGGTCGGGCCGGCGCGAGCGGTGTCGCGGTGACCTTCGTCGACTGGGACGACATGCCCCGCTGGCGGATCATCGACAAGACGCTCGGCCTGGACATGCCCGAGCCACCGGAGACGTACCACACCTCGCCGCACCTCTACACCGACCTGCACATCTCCACCGAGGTCACCGGGACCCTGCCCACCGCGGAACGCACGCGTGCGGGACTGGCCGCCGAGGTCGAGGAGGACCTGGGTGGTGGCCGCTCCCGACGGGGCGAGCCGCGCGGCACCCGCCGCCGCGGTCGCGGCGACGGAGGCCGTGGTGAGGGCGGCCGTAGTGAGGGCGGCCGTGGACGCGGCGTTGGGGGTCGCCGGCGGGACGGTGCCGACACCACGCCGACCGACGCCACCGCGAGTGACGCCGAGGAAGGCGCCCGCACCCCACGACGTCGGCGGCGTCGCCGGGCCGGCGAGGCGGTGGCGGGTACCGAGACCGCGGCGACTGCCGTCGACGGCGGCCCCGCCGAGGCAGTCACCGACCGCGGCGAGGACGGCGCCGGTGAGGCAACTCCGCGCCCGCGTCGCCGCCGGCGCCGCCGTGGTGCCGCAGCCGACAGCGGTACGCCGACCGAGGCGACCACCGACTGA
- a CDS encoding SAM-dependent methyltransferase: MPEPLDSALAEVRSMLLGSALTRAVAAGRRRGQRPSVIRAELRPVALRAGQRLQISTSDGARPHTRNLSPGPEADAAVEALLAEPFGNWHVETAEATLQLRVTKSGEAQVHRSAASRSAAPAAASGHDRAKEYLLDPGDPLFAEIGGSAAKRRQVDAFLRALTATLPDGLAGQLDRPLRVVDLGCGNAYLTFAAYRYLSRSGLDVELVGVDVRDDQRRRNTELAERLGWAGRVRFVAGTIADAAVEPPPDLVLALHACDTATDEALARAVGWRARWVLAAPCCHHDVAAQLRNRPAPEPYDLLTRQGILRERFADVLTDALRAGLLRLHGYRAEVVEFVDSAHTPRNLLIRARRTGADPTAAQRAEYRDLVAQWQVTPRLETLLTPASSAV, translated from the coding sequence ATGCCCGAACCACTGGACTCCGCCCTGGCCGAGGTCCGCTCGATGCTGCTCGGATCGGCCCTCACCCGGGCCGTGGCGGCCGGACGGCGGCGCGGCCAGCGCCCGTCGGTGATCCGGGCCGAGCTGCGCCCCGTCGCCCTCAGGGCCGGTCAGCGGCTGCAGATCTCCACCTCCGACGGCGCCCGGCCACACACCCGCAACCTGAGCCCAGGGCCAGAGGCGGACGCCGCAGTGGAGGCGCTGCTGGCCGAGCCGTTCGGCAACTGGCATGTGGAGACCGCCGAGGCCACCCTGCAACTGCGGGTCACCAAGTCGGGTGAGGCCCAGGTGCACCGCAGCGCGGCAAGCCGATCGGCTGCTCCAGCGGCAGCCTCCGGGCACGACCGGGCCAAGGAGTACCTGCTCGATCCGGGCGATCCGCTCTTCGCCGAGATCGGCGGCTCGGCGGCCAAGCGACGGCAGGTGGACGCGTTCCTGCGGGCGCTGACCGCCACCCTCCCGGACGGGTTGGCCGGGCAGTTGGACCGACCGCTGCGGGTGGTGGATCTGGGTTGCGGGAACGCGTACCTGACCTTCGCCGCGTACCGCTATCTGTCCCGGTCGGGTCTCGACGTCGAGCTGGTGGGTGTGGACGTGCGCGACGACCAGCGCCGCCGCAACACCGAGCTGGCCGAGCGGCTGGGCTGGGCCGGGCGGGTGCGTTTCGTCGCCGGCACGATCGCCGACGCGGCTGTCGAACCGCCGCCCGACCTGGTGCTCGCGCTGCACGCCTGCGACACCGCCACCGATGAGGCGCTGGCCCGGGCGGTGGGCTGGCGCGCCCGCTGGGTGCTCGCCGCGCCGTGCTGCCACCACGATGTCGCGGCGCAGCTACGTAACCGGCCGGCGCCGGAGCCGTACGACCTGCTCACCCGGCAGGGCATCCTGCGGGAGCGCTTCGCGGACGTCCTCACCGACGCGCTGCGTGCCGGACTGCTGCGGTTACACGGCTACCGGGCCGAGGTGGTCGAGTTCGTCGACTCCGCACACACCCCGCGGAACCTGCTCATCCGGGCCCGACGAACCGGTGCCGACCCGACCGCCGCCCAGCGTGCGGAGTACCGCGACCTGGTAGCTCAGTGGCAGGTCACACCCCGGTTGGAGACGCTGCTCACGCCGGCCTCGTCGGCGGTGTGA